A window of the Canis lupus baileyi chromosome 8, mCanLup2.hap1, whole genome shotgun sequence genome harbors these coding sequences:
- the LOC140637529 gene encoding dolichyl-diphosphooligosaccharide--protein glycosyltransferase subunit TMEM258, which translates to MELEAMSRYTSPVNPAVFPHLTVVLLAIGMFFTAWFFVYEVTSTKYTRDICKELLISLVASLFMGFGVLFLLLWVGIYV; encoded by the coding sequence ATGGAGCTCGAGGCCATGAGCAGATACACCAGCCCAGTGAACCCTGCCGTCTTCCCCCATCTGACCGTGGTGCTATTGGCAATTGGCATGTTCTTTACCGCCTGGTTCTTCGTTTATGAGGTCACCTCCACCAAGTACACTCGGGATATCTGCAAAGAGCTCCTCATCTCCTTGGTGGCCTCACTCTTCATGGGTTTTGGagtcctcttcctgctgctctggGTTGGCATCTACGTATGA